The DNA segment GCCATCGGCGTTGCGTTCATTTACAGCGCCACCTCGGTGTATGACACGATGAGCCTGTGGCAGCGTTTTCGCCGCGGCTCGCTGACTTCGTTTCTGAGCTGGCTCGCGCACCAATCCTACTCCAAGCAAGTGCTGGCTTACCTGCTCGGACTGGGAGCGGCCACGGTGTTTTGCCTGGTCGATTACGGCCGACTGGCCCGATGGTCGCTGGTCCTGTATTGGCTGAGCGTCGTCCTGCTCGTGGCGGTCCTCAGCCCGCACATTGGAACCGAATATTACGGCGCCCGGCGGTGGTTTGACCTGGGCTTCTACGATTTTCAACCGTCCGAATTTGCCAAGCTGGCTTTCCTGCTGGCGATGGCGAACTTCTTGAGCCGGCCCGAAGACGAGCTGCGCGTGCCGGCGATTTTTTTTAAAGGCCTGGGCATGATGCTGCTCCCGTTTTTGTTGATCGTGAAGGAGCCGGACCTCGGTTCCGCGATCGTGTTTTTGCCGTGCGGGCTGGTGATGATGTTCGTCGCCGGAGTGCCGCTGGCTTATTTGAAACGGCTTTTGGGTTCCGGAACGATCTTGGTGGGATTGGTCCTGGTGGATGTTCTCTTCGCGCCGCCCGGCTGGCGGATTCCGATGGAGGAATATCAACGGGAACGGCTGCTGGTCTATTTCGGAAAGGATTTCGCTCCCCGCAATGCCACCCCGGAGGAGCGTCAGCGCGCCAGGGAACGTCAACTCAGCAAGACGTACAACGTCGAGCAAGCGCTGATTTCGGTGGGGT comes from the Verrucomicrobiota bacterium genome and includes:
- the rodA gene encoding rod shape-determining protein RodA, whose protein sequence is MFEAHLNQRERQIEWPMWLAIVLLMAIGVAFIYSATSVYDTMSLWQRFRRGSLTSFLSWLAHQSYSKQVLAYLLGLGAATVFCLVDYGRLARWSLVLYWLSVVLLVAVLSPHIGTEYYGARRWFDLGFYDFQPSEFAKLAFLLAMANFLSRPEDELRVPAIFFKGLGMMLLPFLLIVKEPDLGSAIVFLPCGLVMMFVAGVPLAYLKRLLGSGTILVGLVLVDVLFAPPGWRIPMEEYQRERLLVYFGKDFAPRNATPEERQRARERQLSKTYNVEQALISVGSGGLTGKGWRQGTQNTLGYLPRGVAHNDFIFSVIAEEKGFLGSATIIVLYTVILFTGIKIADQARDRLGKLLAIGIVTMLFSHVFINIGMNIRIMPVTGIPLPLLSYGGTSVLCSLVATGILQSIYIYRRSY